The Mytilus galloprovincialis chromosome 2, xbMytGall1.hap1.1, whole genome shotgun sequence genome has a window encoding:
- the LOC143064848 gene encoding uncharacterized protein KIAA1958-like, which produces MLDVLSHDIMRYEMLAEKETFDALTSVLQGEQSHDNVELHEIEVNRLNNDNNNNDEGDPTETHEQRDTGSSRFRSVSNEDTDEFLRKNVNKNTDYKTRSDVKTFYTWAQQVGEFRELQMIPFKELDAILARFYLGVRNKEGQEYEPDTLTGFQNSIERHLKNNKVVVDLKRNDDFSHSRKVLEAKRKQLKQEGKGNKRNRAEPIDTQEIQNLYDKQLLGSANPTSLLNTVWLNNGVFFGFRGRQEHASLLLGDLTMKQDSNGKEYVEFNERTTKTRTGAKSSDYRAVAPKMFEQKENPNCPIKMLKLYISKRPADLQNDPSSKFYLRPLDKPKEDVWYSHQCIGKNKLGTMMKTMAEAAQLYGRKVNHSTRKTFPTSLLHSERPPTEVAQLGGWKGISKFTHYNFPSMKQQDQASNIISNVVIPPCSSNQNETAPENSDKDTSDCPEYDIHIVSSQEKTLDIHYDKENDSELSMFEKPSQASSIVNNSKSNMIANRKDCSNPFSILTGAVINGGVINLKIFSGKRKRDDFSSSQES; this is translated from the exons ATGCTTGATGTTTTGTCTCATGACATAATGAGGTACGAAATGCTTGCAGAGAAGGAGACGTTCGACGCTCTTACCTCCGTCCTGCAAGGGGAACAATCCCATGACAATGTCGAGCTACATGAAATCGAAGTAAACCGCTTGAACAATGACAACAACAACAATGACGAAGGTGATCCGACGGAAACACACGAGCAGCGTGACACAGGAAGCAGTAGATTTAGATCAGTTTCCAATGAGGACACAGACGAATTTCTCaggaaaaatgtaaataaaaacacgGACTACAAAACAAGATCAGATGTTAAAACTTTCTACACCTGGGCACAGCAAGTAGGAGAGTTTAGAGAGCTGCAGATGATTCCGTTTAAGGAACTAGATGCTATTTTAGCCCGCTTTTACTTAG GTGTAAGGAACAAAGAGGGACAGGAGTATGAACCAGACACGCTTACAGGATTCCAGAATAGTATTGAGAGACACCTGAAAAACAATAAAGTTGTAGTGGATTTGAAAAGAAATGACGATTTCAGCCATTCAAGAAAGGTGCTCGAGGCCAAAAGAAAGCAATTGAAACAAGAGGGAAAAGGGAATAAAAGAAATAGAGCTGAACCTATAGACACACAGGAAATCCAAAATCTTTATGACAAACAGCTGCTTGGTTCAG CTAATCCCACGTCACTACTAAACACAGTCTGGCTCAACAATGGTGTTTTCTTCGGATTCAGAGGTCGTCAGGAGCATGCATCCCTCCTTCTTGGAGACCTTACTATGAAGCAAGACTCCAATGGGAAAGAATATGTGGAATTTAATG agAGAACAACTAAGACGAGAACTGGCGCCAAGTCGTCTGACTATAGAGCAGTAGCACCTAAAATGTTCGAACAAAAGGAAAACCCAAACTGTccgataaaaatgttaaaattgtacaTCAGCAAAAGACCAGCAGATCTTCAAAATGACCCATCATCCAAGTTTTATTTAAGACCTTTGGACAAACCTAAGGAAGATGTATGGTATTCACATCAATGTATTGGGAAGAACAAATTGGGGACTATGATGAAAACTATGGCCGAGGCCGCACAGTTATATGGCCGTAAAGTCAATCATTCAACCCGTAAAACTTTTCCAACCAGTTTGTTACATTCAGAGCGCCCACCTACTGAAGTTGCCCAGCTAGGCGGATGGAAAGGAATCTCGAAATTCACACACTATAATTTTCCGTCTATGAAACAACAAGACCAGGCATCAAATATCATATCAAATGTTGTCATTCCTCCATGTTCCAGCAATCAGAATGAAACGGCACCTGAGAATTCAGATAAGGATACCAGTGACTGTCCTGAATATGATATTCACATTGTTTCCTCTCAAGAAAAAACTCTTGATATTCATTATGACAAGGAAAATGATTCAGAGCTATCTATGTTTGAAAAACCATCTCAGGCTTCTAGCATTGTTAACAATAGTAAAAGTAACATGATTGCCAATAGAAAAGACTGCAGTAATCCATTCAGTATTCTAACTGGCGCTGTTATTAATGGTGGAGtcataaatctaaaaatattttctGGGAAGAGGAAACGGGATGACTTTTCCAGCTCTCAAGAGTCTTAA